A stretch of the Cyprinus carpio isolate SPL01 chromosome B4, ASM1834038v1, whole genome shotgun sequence genome encodes the following:
- the LOC122137066 gene encoding uncharacterized protein LOC122137066 isoform X2, with the protein MVFLAAESLRALERSKTIPPKKRPLVSRWCRECLPEECFCRDCDVLHQKKQLLHNRECVIRGFFEAIPPTSCVIKGQDGYCIREHVKAPDCSCEETNCTIFPGKPVILITINGCFDLHQPLYVCQTCQHLWTPDLKDLLRRGYWPASDTSSTLSTLDLLSSCQELKVISRGFSRQAFAKLLEYRTKTGGRSGQINGDTLQYSFLEFSYASFEEDQLCCGAPFTWTPETLWKCFSRWKQKAISLSPRHKTQGKGTCGDSQWTTARETSRRASKLDEDGMEVAVCCHGLLLKALNMYGGRYLPTLCIFRRSSCQPRRNSLQWM; encoded by the exons ATGGTCTTTTTGGCAGCAGAAAGCCTCAGAGCGCTGGAAAGAAGCAAGACCATACCACCTAAAAAGAGGCCGTTGGTCAGCCGTTG GTGCAGAGAGTGTCTTCCTGAGGAGTGCTTCTGTAGGGACTGTGATGTATTGCACCAGAAAAAACAGCTACTCCACAACAGGGAATGTGTGATTCGTGGGTTTTTTGAAGCCATTCCTCCAACCTCATGTGTCATTAAAGGGCAAGATGGATATTGCATCCGTGAGCACG TGAAGGCGCCAGACTGCTCCTGTGAAGAGACAAACTGCACCATATTCCCGGGCAAACCAGTGATTTTAATTACCATCAATG GGTGTTTTGATTTGCATCAGCCACTATATGTATGTCAAACGTGCCAGCATCTGTGGACCCCTGACTTGAAGGACCTCCTTAGGAGAGGATATTGGCCTGCCTCTGACACCAGTTCCACACTTTCTACACTGGACCTCCTGAGCTCCTGTCAGGAACTCAAGGTCATCTCTCGGGGATTCTCCAGACAAGCCTTCGCAAAGCTGCTGGAGTATCGCACTAAGACTGGAGGAAGA TCTGGCCAAATCAACGGCGATACACTACAGTACAGCTTCTTAGAGTTTTCATATGCTTCATTTGAGGAAGACCAGCTCTGCTGTGGTGCTCCTTTCACCTGGACGCCAGAAACGTTGTGGAAGTGTTTCAGCCGATGGAAACAGAAAGCTATATCGCTTTCGCCGAGACACAAG ACACAGGGAAAAGGCACATGTGGGGACTCCCAGTGGACAACAGCGAGGGAGACATCAAGGAGGGCTTCCAAATTAGATGAAGATGGGATGGAGGTTGCAGTGTGTTGCCACGGACTCCTTCTGAAAGCTCTTAATATGTACGGGGGGAGATATTTGCCTACTCTCTGTATCTTCAGAAGGAGCTCATGCCAGCCAAGGCGCAATTCTTTGCAATGGATGTGA
- the LOC122137066 gene encoding uncharacterized protein LOC122137066 isoform X1 encodes MVFLAAESLRALERSKTIPPKKRPLVSRWCRECLPEECFCRDCDVLHQKKQLLHNRECVIRGFFEAIPPTSCVIKGQDGYCIREHACILPTVKAPDCSCEETNCTIFPGKPVILITINGCFDLHQPLYVCQTCQHLWTPDLKDLLRRGYWPASDTSSTLSTLDLLSSCQELKVISRGFSRQAFAKLLEYRTKTGGRSGQINGDTLQYSFLEFSYASFEEDQLCCGAPFTWTPETLWKCFSRWKQKAISLSPRHKTQGKGTCGDSQWTTARETSRRASKLDEDGMEVAVCCHGLLLKALNMYGGRYLPTLCIFRRSSCQPRRNSLQWM; translated from the exons ATGGTCTTTTTGGCAGCAGAAAGCCTCAGAGCGCTGGAAAGAAGCAAGACCATACCACCTAAAAAGAGGCCGTTGGTCAGCCGTTG GTGCAGAGAGTGTCTTCCTGAGGAGTGCTTCTGTAGGGACTGTGATGTATTGCACCAGAAAAAACAGCTACTCCACAACAGGGAATGTGTGATTCGTGGGTTTTTTGAAGCCATTCCTCCAACCTCATGTGTCATTAAAGGGCAAGATGGATATTGCATCCGTGAGCACG CTTGCATTTTGCCAACAGTGAAGGCGCCAGACTGCTCCTGTGAAGAGACAAACTGCACCATATTCCCGGGCAAACCAGTGATTTTAATTACCATCAATG GGTGTTTTGATTTGCATCAGCCACTATATGTATGTCAAACGTGCCAGCATCTGTGGACCCCTGACTTGAAGGACCTCCTTAGGAGAGGATATTGGCCTGCCTCTGACACCAGTTCCACACTTTCTACACTGGACCTCCTGAGCTCCTGTCAGGAACTCAAGGTCATCTCTCGGGGATTCTCCAGACAAGCCTTCGCAAAGCTGCTGGAGTATCGCACTAAGACTGGAGGAAGA TCTGGCCAAATCAACGGCGATACACTACAGTACAGCTTCTTAGAGTTTTCATATGCTTCATTTGAGGAAGACCAGCTCTGCTGTGGTGCTCCTTTCACCTGGACGCCAGAAACGTTGTGGAAGTGTTTCAGCCGATGGAAACAGAAAGCTATATCGCTTTCGCCGAGACACAAG ACACAGGGAAAAGGCACATGTGGGGACTCCCAGTGGACAACAGCGAGGGAGACATCAAGGAGGGCTTCCAAATTAGATGAAGATGGGATGGAGGTTGCAGTGTGTTGCCACGGACTCCTTCTGAAAGCTCTTAATATGTACGGGGGGAGATATTTGCCTACTCTCTGTATCTTCAGAAGGAGCTCATGCCAGCCAAGGCGCAATTCTTTGCAATGGATGTGA